A region from the Triticum urartu cultivar G1812 chromosome 1, Tu2.1, whole genome shotgun sequence genome encodes:
- the LOC125539112 gene encoding uncharacterized protein LOC125539112, whose product MAFAGPPLAPPLSRIPPPPASSCSPRAPLALYTRNHPGDMSYIAQCASSRSKPRTSEGEATVAAPSAAVQGCSAPLVQAPVGWDQLQLKAFPAFTSLDTTEGKLLSVLLVETLLANPTREVSKGVTLSALLEC is encoded by the exons ATGGCCTTCGCTGGCCCTCCCTTGGCTCCGCCACTGAGCCGCATACCTCCTCCTCCGGCCAGCAGCTGCTCCCCGCGCGCGCCCCTCGCTCTCTACACACG GAATCACCCAGGCGACATGTCATATATAGCACAGTGCGCCTCTTCTCGGAGCAAGCCAAGAACATCAGAAGGTGAAGCTACAGTTGCTGCACCTTCAGCAGCTGTCCAGGGTTGTTCTGCTCCTCTGGTTCAGGCACCGGTGGGATGGGATCAACTGCAGCTCAAGGCGTTTCCTGCTTTCACTTCCCTGGACACAACCGAGGGAAAGCTGCTCTCCGTCCTCCTTGTCGAAACCTTATTGGCAAATCCCACGAGAGAGGTCTCCAAAGGTGTGACCCTGTCTGCTCTGCTAGAGTGTTAA